TATGCAGTTGTTTGCTTAATGACGCTGCTTGTTCGAGTAACGGAGTGACTTGGAGGGCTGATAGATACCGTAACCGACCCGCAATTTCGATTTGTGTTTGTAATTCCGCTAGGGAACCGTGCGCAATAGAGATAAAATTCAAGAACTCTTTGCTGTGTGCTCTGATATGCCCTTCGGCAATATTCGACGGAATAGAAACAGCCGCGCGTCTCATCTGGATTGTTAGACCGTACATTTCCTGGGGTGGGAATGCCTGGGTTAAGCGATACACGTGCTCAACTAAATCCATACCAGCTTGCCACACGCGTAAGTCGCGGAAGCTATGAACCTTACTATTCTTTTGATCCATTGCCTTTTCTCTTTCCAACCCCCAACCCCCAACCCCTAACCCCCAATCTCTAGTTCGAGATTTC
This Deltaproteobacteria bacterium DNA region includes the following protein-coding sequences:
- a CDS encoding four helix bundle protein — translated: MDQKNSKVHSFRDLRVWQAGMDLVEHVYRLTQAFPPQEMYGLTIQMRRAAVSIPSNIAEGHIRAHSKEFLNFISIAHGSLAELQTQIEIAGRLRYLSALQVTPLLEQAASLSKQLHTLRSAISKRD